Genomic DNA from Veillonella criceti:
ATTTATGATTTTGCAGAATTTCCGATTCCTGTAAAAGCGGATCGCATTGAAACAATGAATGATGAACTTCATTTATTTGTGAATCCCATAGCAAAGTAAGAAAGGTGTTATTGTGAAGGAAGCTATTAAAAAGAAAAGAAAACATTCGTTAATACTTATCGCCATTATTCTTATTGGCTTACTGGCTGGTTTATTTTTAGTTCAACAACGACATCAAATTGAATCAGCGCAGAATCAGGTAGAGAACATTGTTGATTATGACGCAGCATTACGAGCGGCTTCCTTTGAGAAACGCAGTACTGCTGATGCCTTGCAGGCTTTAAAAGATGCTGGCGTAACAGCTATGGCCATTTATGACCGCACAATAACTAAAGCCCGTGATGCTGGTGAAATTATTGTGTATCAAGGATTGGAAGCTAATGCACTTCAATTTTATGGCACACAACCAGCACCAGGGTATACATATTTGGTGGCGGCTCATGGGAAAGAAGCCTATTTTAAGGAAATTCAAGATGACTTGGTTCAACGATTGGGTAAAGAAAAAGTAGGAATTCTATACTCTAATCGTGGCCCTGTAATCGCCCTAGGTCAACCCTATGAGGCTCTTATGGATATGAAGCTTAGCATTTCACGTTTGCAAGCTCAAGAAGTAAGTAATTTAGGTTTTAATGTCATTGTGCGACCAACCAATTTTAAACAAGTAACACGGGATAATATTGATCATGTGTTTAGCCGTATTGATGGGATTCCTAATGTAACGGGCATTGTGTTTGTTGGTAAAGAAGCACTAGGCTATCCAGACTTTATTGGTGTAACAAATGAGTACTTGCATAATTTGCGCATTCCTGTAGTGGGCATTGAAGCTGTGAACCAGCTCCAATATGAAAATCAAGTTGGATTCAATAATGATTTAGCAGTAGCGGATGAATATAGTATTGGTCGTTTATATACAATCTCTAAAGATGAATTAAAAAAATTAAGTCCAGAAGAAGTATCGCAGCGTTTTTATATTAGTGATATTGAACGAAATATTCGCTTTAATTTATTGCCAATTTATGAAGAAGGTAGTGATAATAAAACAGCGTTAGCTACGAGTATTACATATATGAATTCGTTCAAAGAAAAAATGATGGATCGTGGTTTTACATTTGGACGAGCTTCTATTTATCCTGCTTATACACCAAGTCCGATTGCCGTTGTACTGACTCTAGCGGGTTCAGTCGCTTTATTCACGTTTATGTTGAATTTGTTCTACCCTATGCGTAAGCATCGCCAGTTAGTAGTAAATTTTACATTACTTCTTATTACGGTTGTTTTATATGCTGTAACAGGCGGTACTTTGATTACTCAGATTTGGGCGCTTAGCGCTGCTATTTGTGCACCAGTAGTAGCGATTATATTGATTATGGATTGCTGGGTACGTCGTTCTACAGGCCCTGTAATAGGGCCTTGGCGTGCTACTTTGGAAGCGACTATTTATTTAGTCGGTGCTGCTCTTATAGCGGCGATTGGCGGTATTTTAATTGCTGCTATGTTAGGCAATACTCGTTTCTTCATGGAGTTTGCTTTATTCCGTGGTGTAAAATTAGTCTTTGTAGCGCCTATTATTTTGACAGCGATTGCCTATTTACAACGATTCCCATTATGGCAAGGGCGTACGGTTGACTCTTGGCCTGAATGTCGTAGTTTCATGCGTTCTTTCTTTACGTTAGATGTGAAACTGTATATGATTATTGCATTTGCTTTTATAGGCATGGCTGGCTGGATATTTGTAGGTCGCAGTGGTCATACGGCAGGGGTACCTGTTCCAGGTTTTGAAATTGCTTTGCGCCGTTTCTTAGAAAATACACTGTATGCACGGCCTCGTGAAAAAGAATTTTTAATTGGTCATCCAGCGCTTATGTTAGCTTCCTTTGCAGTACTTCGTCGTTGGCCTATGATATTCCATTTCCTCTGTACTATAGCTGGGGTTATCGGAATTGGTTCTTTAGTTGAAACTTTTTGTCATTTGCGAACTCCAGTACTCATGTCAATTGCTCGTGGTTATGATGGTTTATTAATTGGAATTATAGCTGGTGTAATCGCTATTTTAGTTTTCCGATTCTTAGCCTATATTATTACCTGGGCCCGTCGTGGGGAGGTGTCGAATGACTAGACTTGTTATTTCTGGTTATTATGGTTTTGGCAATGCTGGTGATGAAGCTATGCTAGCTGCCATTTTAGAAGCAATTCTAGAAGTAGTGCCAGATGCGGATATTACTGTTATTTCAGGAAATCCAAAACAAACAGCAGCTAATCATGGTGTGAAAGCTGTAGGTCGTTTTGACATGTTTGGTATATTAAATGCCATTGGTCGTTGCGATTTATTGATTAGTGGTGGTGGTAGTTTATTGCAAGATGTAACAAGTAAACGAAGCTTATATTACTATTTAAGTATCATTACTTTGGCTACCACGTTTGGTAAACGAGTGATGTTATATGCGCAAGGTATTGGTCCATTACGTCGTAAACGAGCTCGTCGAATTGTAGGGCAAGTGTTAAATAAAGTGACGATGATTACCGTACGTGATGAACGGTCAAAAGCTGAATTACTTGACATGGGTGTTACGAATGTGCCAATTCAAGTGACGGCGGATGCTGTGCTTGCTATGCATCCAGTAGATTTAACGATTGGTAAACGACTTTTAAAACCGTATCAATTATCAGGCGTGCGATATCGTGTGGGTGTATCTGTGCGTAATTGG
This window encodes:
- a CDS encoding DUF5693 family protein — protein: MKEAIKKKRKHSLILIAIILIGLLAGLFLVQQRHQIESAQNQVENIVDYDAALRAASFEKRSTADALQALKDAGVTAMAIYDRTITKARDAGEIIVYQGLEANALQFYGTQPAPGYTYLVAAHGKEAYFKEIQDDLVQRLGKEKVGILYSNRGPVIALGQPYEALMDMKLSISRLQAQEVSNLGFNVIVRPTNFKQVTRDNIDHVFSRIDGIPNVTGIVFVGKEALGYPDFIGVTNEYLHNLRIPVVGIEAVNQLQYENQVGFNNDLAVADEYSIGRLYTISKDELKKLSPEEVSQRFYISDIERNIRFNLLPIYEEGSDNKTALATSITYMNSFKEKMMDRGFTFGRASIYPAYTPSPIAVVLTLAGSVALFTFMLNLFYPMRKHRQLVVNFTLLLITVVLYAVTGGTLITQIWALSAAICAPVVAIILIMDCWVRRSTGPVIGPWRATLEATIYLVGAALIAAIGGILIAAMLGNTRFFMEFALFRGVKLVFVAPIILTAIAYLQRFPLWQGRTVDSWPECRSFMRSFFTLDVKLYMIIAFAFIGMAGWIFVGRSGHTAGVPVPGFEIALRRFLENTLYARPREKEFLIGHPALMLASFAVLRRWPMIFHFLCTIAGVIGIGSLVETFCHLRTPVLMSIARGYDGLLIGIIAGVIAILVFRFLAYIITWARRGEVSND
- the csaB gene encoding polysaccharide pyruvyl transferase CsaB, which encodes MTRLVISGYYGFGNAGDEAMLAAILEAILEVVPDADITVISGNPKQTAANHGVKAVGRFDMFGILNAIGRCDLLISGGGSLLQDVTSKRSLYYYLSIITLATTFGKRVMLYAQGIGPLRRKRARRIVGQVLNKVTMITVRDERSKAELLDMGVTNVPIQVTADAVLAMHPVDLTIGKRLLKPYQLSGVRYRVGVSVRNWKQSIAYRSELAQALDQLHDELGAQVVFIPMQHPADTKEALAIKALMKSEPVVLERMYNTTELLSLEGCMDVLIGVRLHALVFASLMEKPVVGISYDPKITNFLHMIGQEPVGTLDEISAHTIYAATANFLENTALQQQVVQRINKLRDESLKNAHIALSLLDS